One region of Flavobacterium sp. KACC 22763 genomic DNA includes:
- a CDS encoding glycosyl hydrolase yields the protein MFQKKHLFFILLLASLVSAQEIHKKESFQPTLESSRPWVYWYWMKSAYSKPGITADLEAMKQAGIAGAYLMTIKGPANPPLIDPPVLQLTPEFWDMIHWAFKEADRLGLKLAFHGADGFAVAGGPWITPEMSMQKIVWSTTEILGGKKVTSKLPMPAHYKDYYKDIATFAIPIKEYQITSQMQLPKVTTSNNTDASFLADPRKDENFKFADAGWIQYEFAQPFTCKSIVIETKGRDFQAQRLIVEVSDDGVNFRFHERMIAPRHGWQDMDFPNTHTITPVTAKYFRFVYDPKGTEPGAEDLDFAKWKQNLKVSKIILSNQSLINNYEGKSGAIWRLTPQTTEKEIPNSDAFKKSEIINISNFVDADGNLNWKAPKGKWKIIRMGHTSTGHENATGGAGKGLEVDKFNPELIRFQLDHWFGEAVRSAGPELASKVLEILHFDSWECGSQNWSSVFQAEFKKRRGYDLVDYLPVMAGIPIENADFSEKVLYDVRKTIADLVADNFYGTVAQIAKENNVKLSSENVAPTMMSDALLHYKYVDYPGGEFWLKSPTHDKPFDMVDAISGGHIYGKDIIQAESFTALRMDWDEHPGNLKTTADRNYALGINRLFYHVFVHNPWTDRKPGMTLDDIGTFFQRDQTWWKPGKAWFDYCQRVQFQLQKGKPVIDLAVFIGEDFPSRSFVPDRLVPFIPNVFGAARLESEKIRLENEGQPTAKMPKEVTYSKNITDLSQWINPLNGYQYDSFNADVLINRAKVVNGKISFDGGIEYGALFFPGSHKMAPNKMLSLASAEKILQLLKEGATIFVDEKPNLQPGINSEADQKKWQNVIDEIWNNANSSTWKIVKGTVVKLPYLGNDFASIGITQDVYFPNLNRADSETLAWAHRKSDTEDIYFISNQKAEKRTFDASFRISGKVPQWYNPVTDQTSALSNWKIENGRSIVSISLDVNESGFVIFKEVTKEVLVQGKSSEFEKVQTLDENWELQFDPEFKGPNEVVKTNKLFDWSTSENDQIKYYSGTVVYKKEFVWKGKSTDKIWLDLGEIANIAEIKINGKDCGTLWTFPFKIDISKALQKGKNTIEVKITNTWRNRLIGDQKLPKEERLTWTTAPFRLEGEPLLKAGLFGPVTILLEK from the coding sequence ATGTTTCAAAAAAAACACCTCTTTTTTATCCTCCTTTTAGCAAGCCTCGTCTCTGCACAGGAAATCCATAAAAAAGAATCTTTTCAGCCAACATTAGAATCCTCAAGACCTTGGGTATATTGGTATTGGATGAAATCGGCGTATTCTAAACCCGGAATTACAGCCGATTTGGAAGCTATGAAACAAGCCGGAATTGCGGGTGCATATTTAATGACTATTAAAGGGCCAGCAAATCCGCCTTTAATAGATCCGCCGGTTTTACAGTTGACGCCTGAATTTTGGGATATGATTCATTGGGCATTTAAAGAAGCAGATCGTTTAGGTTTGAAACTGGCCTTTCACGGAGCTGACGGATTTGCCGTTGCAGGTGGGCCGTGGATTACGCCAGAAATGTCGATGCAGAAAATAGTTTGGTCAACTACTGAAATTTTAGGAGGGAAAAAAGTTACTTCAAAATTGCCAATGCCAGCACATTATAAAGACTATTATAAAGACATTGCTACTTTTGCTATACCGATAAAAGAATACCAAATTACTTCGCAGATGCAACTGCCAAAAGTAACCACATCAAACAATACTGATGCATCGTTTTTGGCTGATCCTAGAAAAGATGAAAACTTTAAGTTTGCTGATGCAGGCTGGATTCAGTACGAATTTGCACAGCCTTTTACCTGTAAATCTATTGTCATTGAAACCAAAGGAAGAGATTTTCAGGCACAACGTTTAATTGTCGAAGTGAGCGATGACGGAGTTAATTTTAGATTCCACGAGAGAATGATTGCGCCACGTCACGGCTGGCAGGATATGGATTTTCCCAATACACATACGATTACGCCTGTTACGGCAAAATATTTCAGATTTGTTTACGATCCAAAAGGAACAGAACCTGGAGCAGAAGATTTGGATTTTGCAAAGTGGAAACAGAATCTGAAAGTGAGTAAAATTATACTCTCAAATCAATCATTAATAAATAATTATGAAGGAAAGTCAGGAGCAATTTGGCGTTTGACTCCGCAGACTACAGAAAAAGAAATTCCAAATTCTGATGCATTCAAAAAATCAGAAATTATCAATATCTCCAATTTTGTTGATGCTGATGGAAACCTAAACTGGAAAGCGCCAAAAGGAAAATGGAAAATTATCCGAATGGGACATACTTCGACTGGACATGAAAATGCAACTGGCGGAGCAGGAAAAGGATTGGAAGTCGACAAATTTAATCCTGAATTAATTCGTTTTCAGTTAGATCATTGGTTTGGAGAAGCCGTTCGTTCTGCTGGACCAGAATTGGCTTCAAAAGTTCTTGAAATCCTTCATTTTGACAGCTGGGAATGTGGAAGCCAAAACTGGTCTTCGGTTTTTCAGGCTGAATTTAAAAAGAGACGTGGCTACGATCTTGTAGATTATCTGCCAGTTATGGCTGGAATTCCAATAGAAAATGCCGATTTCTCAGAGAAAGTTTTATACGATGTTCGTAAAACAATAGCCGATTTAGTAGCCGATAATTTCTACGGAACTGTAGCGCAAATCGCCAAAGAAAATAACGTTAAATTAAGTTCAGAAAACGTTGCGCCAACAATGATGAGTGATGCTTTGTTGCATTATAAATATGTAGATTATCCAGGTGGGGAATTTTGGCTAAAAAGCCCAACGCACGATAAACCTTTTGATATGGTCGATGCCATTTCTGGCGGACATATTTACGGAAAAGATATTATTCAGGCAGAATCTTTTACGGCTCTGCGAATGGATTGGGACGAACATCCAGGAAACTTAAAAACAACGGCAGACCGCAATTATGCTTTAGGAATCAACCGTTTATTTTATCACGTTTTTGTGCATAATCCGTGGACGGACAGAAAACCGGGAATGACTTTAGATGATATCGGAACTTTTTTCCAGAGAGATCAAACGTGGTGGAAACCCGGAAAAGCGTGGTTTGATTATTGTCAAAGAGTACAGTTTCAATTGCAAAAAGGAAAGCCAGTAATTGATCTGGCAGTTTTTATTGGCGAAGATTTTCCTTCCCGTTCTTTCGTGCCAGATCGTTTGGTGCCGTTTATTCCGAATGTTTTTGGTGCAGCAAGATTAGAAAGTGAGAAAATCCGTTTAGAAAACGAAGGTCAACCAACAGCAAAAATGCCAAAAGAAGTGACTTATTCTAAAAATATCACCGATTTATCACAATGGATTAATCCACTAAATGGTTATCAATATGATTCTTTTAATGCTGATGTTTTAATTAATAGAGCGAAAGTGGTAAACGGAAAAATTTCGTTTGATGGCGGAATTGAATATGGGGCTTTATTCTTCCCAGGAAGTCATAAAATGGCACCAAATAAGATGCTTTCTTTGGCTTCCGCCGAAAAAATCCTGCAATTGCTAAAAGAAGGAGCAACGATTTTTGTAGATGAAAAACCGAATCTTCAGCCAGGAATTAATTCAGAAGCTGATCAAAAGAAATGGCAGAATGTAATTGACGAAATTTGGAATAATGCCAATTCATCAACATGGAAAATTGTGAAAGGAACGGTTGTCAAATTACCGTATTTAGGAAATGATTTTGCTTCCATCGGAATTACACAAGACGTTTATTTTCCAAATTTAAATAGAGCGGATTCGGAAACATTGGCTTGGGCGCACCGTAAATCGGATACTGAAGATATTTATTTCATTTCCAATCAAAAAGCAGAAAAAAGAACGTTTGACGCTTCGTTTAGAATTTCAGGAAAAGTTCCGCAATGGTACAATCCTGTGACAGATCAAACTTCAGCTTTATCCAATTGGAAAATAGAAAACGGAAGATCGATTGTTTCGATAAGTTTAGATGTGAATGAATCTGGTTTTGTGATTTTTAAAGAAGTAACAAAAGAGGTTTTAGTACAAGGAAAATCTTCTGAATTTGAAAAAGTACAAACTTTAGATGAAAACTGGGAATTGCAATTTGATCCTGAATTTAAAGGCCCAAATGAAGTAGTTAAAACGAACAAGCTTTTTGATTGGAGCACTTCTGAAAATGATCAAATTAAGTATTATTCAGGAACCGTAGTTTATAAAAAAGAGTTTGTCTGGAAAGGAAAAAGCACAGATAAAATCTGGCTGGATTTAGGCGAAATTGCCAATATTGCTGAAATCAAGATTAATGGAAAAGATTGTGGAACGCTTTGGACTTTTCCTTTCAAAATTGATATTTCAAAAGCTTTGCAAAAAGGAAAAAATACGATAGAAGTTAAAATTACAAATACCTGGAGAAACAGATTAATTGGTGATCAAAAATTGCCAAAAGAAGAAAGGTTAACGTGGACAACAGCGCCATTCCGCTTAGAAGGAGAACCTTTGTTGAAAGCTGGATTATTTGGACCGGTTACAATTTTACTAGAGAAATAA